Genomic DNA from Candidatus Omnitrophota bacterium:
GAAACTGGGCAAGAAAGTCAAGTTCATATGTTATCCGATGGGCGTTTATGATGAGCGCGTCAAGTCAGCGGCGAAGAAGGCCGGATATGAGGCGGGCTTTGCGACGAAACCGACAGAATTTACTCATGAGGCCGATATCTTCGCGATAAAAAGGATACGGATATCGTCCACAGCGGATAACCTATTTGTCTTCTGGATAAAGGTTTCAGGATATCACGAATTTTTTAAAGTGATGCGTAAGTGACCAAAAGATGATAACGGGGTTTATATACATTCGCGGCAAAAACACAATGCTAGTTACAGAACGGTCATGCACTAGCCGCTCAGTATTGCCCCGAGTAAGGCACCGGCCTATCGGCCGAGAATAACTACAGGGCTTATGAAAAAAAAGATACTGATCGTTAATGTCAACTGGATAGGCGATATCCTCTTTTCCACGCCGTTCATAAGGGCAGTCAGGGAGGCTTATCCCGACAGCCATATCGCGTGCCTTCTGCATCCGAGATGCCGCGAGATGCTCGAATCGAATACGCGTCTTGACGAGATAATCATCTATGACGAGGAGGGCGTCCATAAAAGTTTAATGGGGAAGCTGAAGTTGATACTGTCCCTAAGGAAGAGACATTTTGACGCGGCTTTTATACTGCACAGGTCTTTCACTAAGGCCCTTATAACGGCGCTTGCCGGTATCAAGGAACGTATAGGCTATCCTACGAAGAACAGGTCGTTTCTGCTGACAACGGCGGTTGAAGAGCCGCTGGAGGAAACGCACAAGGTAGAGTATTTCCTGAATATCGCCAGGGCGGAGGGCATCGACGCTCGTGATACTTCCTACGAGTTCTACATAACGGCGCCCGACAGGGATTTTGTGAAGAGATTCCTGCGGGATATCGGCGTGTCGGATAAAGACAGGCTGGCGGCTATCTGCCCCGGCGGAAACTGGGACCCGAAGAGATGGCCTAAGGAGAATTTCGCGCGCCTTGCCGACACTATGGCCGAGCGCTTTGGCGTTAAAGTAGTCATATGCGGAGCCGCCAAGGACGTCGCCCTTGCCGAAGAGATAAAGAAGATGATGAAGGATTCGCCTATAATAGCCTGCGGCAGGACGAGCCTGGGACAGCTTGCCGCACTGTTCGAGAGGATGGACATTGTGGTGGCGAACGATACCGGACCCATGCATCTAGCTGTCGCCGCAAAGGCTAAAGTCATCGCGCTTTTTGGACCTACGTCGTCTCATATAACGGGTCCGTACGGCAAAGGCTCATATGTAACGATATCGCGCAACGAGAGATGCGAGATCCCGTGCTACGATTTTACATGTAAAGATAATAGTTGTATGGCGGCTATTACGGTGGAGGATGTATTGAGTGAAGCGGAGAAGATGCTGGCCATCGATGGTGCGCGCCCATGACAATAGATAAAACCCGGATCAAACGCATACTGGTCATCACTTTAAGCAATGTCGGGGATATAATACTGACGACGCCGGTCATACGCGCGCTCGCCAAAGAATTTCCGGGGGCAAGGATAGATGTCATGGTGGGGCCGCAGGGTAAAGAGATATTTGAAAAGGATCCTGCGGTATTCAAACTTATAATATACGACAAACGCATGCCGCTTGCCGGAAAGAGAAGGCTCCAGCTTAAATTAAAGAGCCTTAAATACGATCTTGTGGCAGACCTCAAGAATACCATCTTCCCGCTTCTGATATCGCCGAAATTCCACACCTCCGCTATGCAGAAGTTCCCTAAGTCGCTGGCGCATAGCAGGTCCAGGCATATGCATCGCCTTAAGCCGCTAGGAATAGAAAATGCGCTCGAGCAGTCGTATATTTATATTCCCCGTGAAGACGAAGAGTATGTGAACCGGCTATTGAGTGAGGAGGGCATAACAGGCCCGATAATAGTAATCAGTCCGGGGGCTAAGAGCCATCTGAAACGATGGACGGCGGAAGGTTTCGCAAAACTTGCGGACCGCTTGATCAGGGAATGTAAGGTAAATATAATATTCATAGGGGCAGAGAATGATAAGGAAGTGGTCGCCGGTATAATGAAAAAGATGAAAGGGCGTTCATGCGATTTCGCGGGAAAGACCAATATAAGGCAGCTTGGCAGCCTCCTGAAGCGGTCCGACCTTTTGATCACAAACGACAGCGCGCCTCTGCACCTGGGATGCGCCGTAGGGACGAAGGTCCTCGCCATTTTCGGGCCCACCGATCCGCGTAAATACGGTCCGACAGGGGAATTCGATGTCGCCATACAAAAGAAGCTCTCCTGCTCGCCCTGCGAAAGCGCCGTATGTAAATATAATTACGAATGCATGAAGTCGGTCTCACCCGATGAGGTTTTTGAGGCGGCAAGGATGATGTTGGAGGGGTATGAATAAAATTCGAAATTCGAAATTCGAAATTCGAAATTATAGGAAGATCCTTATTGTCAGGCTCGACAGGATAGGCGATGTCATCCTGTCCACTCCCGTCATAAAGGCCCTTCGCGACGCGTATCCTGACAGCCGCATAGCTTTTATGGCC
This window encodes:
- the waaF gene encoding lipopolysaccharide heptosyltransferase II; this translates as MKKKILIVNVNWIGDILFSTPFIRAVREAYPDSHIACLLHPRCREMLESNTRLDEIIIYDEEGVHKSLMGKLKLILSLRKRHFDAAFILHRSFTKALITALAGIKERIGYPTKNRSFLLTTAVEEPLEETHKVEYFLNIARAEGIDARDTSYEFYITAPDRDFVKRFLRDIGVSDKDRLAAICPGGNWDPKRWPKENFARLADTMAERFGVKVVICGAAKDVALAEEIKKMMKDSPIIACGRTSLGQLAALFERMDIVVANDTGPMHLAVAAKAKVIALFGPTSSHITGPYGKGSYVTISRNERCEIPCYDFTCKDNSCMAAITVEDVLSEAEKMLAIDGARP
- a CDS encoding glycosyltransferase family 9 protein, which encodes MTIDKTRIKRILVITLSNVGDIILTTPVIRALAKEFPGARIDVMVGPQGKEIFEKDPAVFKLIIYDKRMPLAGKRRLQLKLKSLKYDLVADLKNTIFPLLISPKFHTSAMQKFPKSLAHSRSRHMHRLKPLGIENALEQSYIYIPREDEEYVNRLLSEEGITGPIIVISPGAKSHLKRWTAEGFAKLADRLIRECKVNIIFIGAENDKEVVAGIMKKMKGRSCDFAGKTNIRQLGSLLKRSDLLITNDSAPLHLGCAVGTKVLAIFGPTDPRKYGPTGEFDVAIQKKLSCSPCESAVCKYNYECMKSVSPDEVFEAARMMLEGYE